The following coding sequences lie in one Saccharopolyspora hordei genomic window:
- a CDS encoding fumarylacetoacetate hydrolase family protein, translated as MRFLRLGPVGAEQPHVADDRGRLFDLRPITADVDGAFLASGGVQRARAALDAGELPPVDDPGDGSGLRVGAPIARPMAVLCIGQNYAAHAAESGSAPPEVPILFFKHPNTVVGPYDEVPVPRGAEQVDWEVELGVVIGRRARYLDSVEQALECVAGYVVANDVSERAFQKEHSGGQWSKGKCAEAFNPVGPWLVPADEVADPQALRLRSWVNGEPRQDSTTADMIFGVGEIVRHLSQYMTLEPGDLVNTGTPEGVAMSGRFPYLKAGDVLEMEIDGLGRQRQRFTQA; from the coding sequence ATGAGGTTTCTGAGGTTGGGCCCCGTCGGGGCGGAGCAGCCGCACGTGGCGGACGACCGGGGCCGGCTGTTCGACCTGCGTCCGATCACCGCGGACGTCGACGGGGCGTTCCTGGCCAGCGGCGGTGTCCAGCGGGCGCGCGCGGCGCTGGACGCCGGTGAGCTGCCCCCGGTCGACGACCCCGGGGACGGCAGCGGCCTGCGGGTGGGGGCCCCGATCGCGCGGCCGATGGCCGTGCTGTGCATCGGCCAGAACTACGCCGCGCACGCCGCCGAGTCCGGTTCGGCGCCGCCCGAGGTGCCGATCCTGTTCTTCAAGCACCCGAACACGGTCGTCGGGCCCTACGACGAGGTGCCGGTCCCGCGTGGTGCCGAGCAGGTCGACTGGGAGGTCGAGCTCGGCGTGGTGATCGGCCGGCGGGCCCGCTACCTGGACAGCGTCGAGCAGGCGCTGGAGTGCGTCGCCGGCTACGTGGTGGCCAACGACGTCTCGGAGCGCGCCTTCCAGAAGGAGCACTCCGGTGGGCAGTGGTCCAAGGGCAAGTGCGCCGAGGCGTTCAACCCGGTCGGCCCGTGGCTGGTGCCGGCGGACGAGGTCGCCGACCCGCAGGCGCTGCGGCTGCGGTCGTGGGTCAACGGCGAGCCCCGCCAGGACTCCACCACCGCGGACATGATCTTCGGCGTCGGCGAGATCGTCCGCCACCTGTCGCAGTACATGACGCTGGAACCGGGCGACCTGGTCAACACCGGCACCCCGGAGGGCGTCGCCATGTCCGGGCGCTTCCCGTACCTCAAGGCCGGGGACGTGCTGGAGATGGAGATCGACGGCCTGGGCCGGCAGCGCCAGCGGTTCACGCAGGCCTGA